Proteins from a single region of Drosophila biarmipes strain raj3 chromosome 3R, RU_DBia_V1.1, whole genome shotgun sequence:
- the LOC108031625 gene encoding uncharacterized protein CG16817, whose amino-acid sequence MSSAAGVIPPPVSWAQRNDHLYVIIDVECKDIEHKVTENSFTFKGVNVLDASKKYEVTLNFLHEVDPEKVTSKNIGRCLEFTIPKKASGPYWSSLTTDKTKLHFLKANFAKWRDESDDEEGDQKDNGMFGNFLNSPGGDWNNKFDDFNVDDEEEDSDDNIPSLSQNDEDDEEGGEGDKKKAAA is encoded by the exons aTGTCGTCAGCAGCAGG AGTTATTCCGCCTCCAGTTTCATGGGCCCAGCGCAATGACCACCTCTACGTCATCATCGATGTGGAGTGCAAGGACATCGAACACAA AGTCACGGAAAACAGCTTCACCTTCAAGGGCGTGAACGTGCTGGATGCGTCGAAGAAGTACGAAGTCACACTGAACTTCCTCCACGAGGTGGATCCCGAGAAGGTGACCAGCAAGAACATCGGCCGCTGCCTGGAATTCACAATACCCAAGAAGGCGTCCGGCCCCTACTGGTCCTCGCTGACCACGGACAAGACCAAGTTGCATTTCCTCAAGGCCAACTTTGCCAAGTGGCGCGATGAGTCCGACGACGAGGAGG GTGATCAAAAAGACAACGGCATGTTTGGCAATTTCCTGAACAGCCCTGGTGGCGACTGGAACAACAAGTTCGATGACTTCAACgtcgacgacgaggaggaggactccGACGACAACATCCCTAGTCTGTCCCAGAACGACGAGGATGACGAGGAGGGCGGCGAGGGTGACAAGAAGAAGGCAGCTGCCTAG
- the LOC108031623 gene encoding nucleoside diphosphate kinase 7: MKPAAISASERRLAFAAEWYHAEAGIIRPFLITYYVSDKAVEVFDQRNKRTFLRRTKIPELTQRDFFVGSKINVFGRQFDIVDYADDTTRSNLAKYRKKGFVLLKNNMWTKHLGKFLKTLIANKININQGMMVQFSPKMVTQFLSGKDKTDVSSSVLMNELLAGPAISLELIGDNVVETIKACARYKSSELEASNVKLSPSLEELCESEEIRFGFYYSDNDDDVDMDLKFFFEARHSIIKDCLFKNTTLAIIKPHSIKDGLLGDIIEEILSNGFRLTAMRMILMARINCEEFYEVYRGVLPEYIPMVAQLASGVCMCMEIACADPEKKANPEFRNFCGPMDPEIAKLLRPHTLRAKFGKSKVQNAVHCTDLPDDSNLELQYMFKIID; encoded by the exons ATGAAACCCGCTGCGATCTCGGCGAGCGAGCGGCGTCTGGCCTTCGCGGCCGAGTGGTACCACGCGGAGGCGGGAATCATCCGTCCATTCCTGATCACTTATTATGTTTCCGACAAGGCGGTGGAAGTG TTCGACCAGCGGAACAAGCGCACCTTCCTGCGCCGCACCAAGATCCCTGAGTTGACGCAGCGCGACTTCTTCGTGGGCTCCAAGATCAATGTGTTTGGCCGGCAATTCGACATCGTGGACTATGCAGATGACACCACGCGCTCCAACCTGGCCAAATACCGCAAGAA GGGCTTCGTTCTGCTCAAGAACAATATGTGGACCAAGCACCTGGGCAAATTCCTCAAGACACTGATCGCCAACAAGATTAACATAAACCAGGGCATGATGGTGCAGTTCTCCCCCAAGATGGTCACCCAATTTCTCTCTGGCAAGGACAAGACGGATGTCTCCTCCTC AGTCCTGATGAACGAGCTGCTGGCGGGTCCTGCCATTAGCCTGGAGCTGATCGGCGACAATGTGGTGGAGACCATAAAGGCCTGCGCCCGCTACAAAAGCTCCGAGTTGGAGGCATCCAATGTGAAGTTGTCGCCCAGTCTGGAGGAGCTGTGCGAGAGCGAGGAGATCCGCTTCGGCTTCTACTACTCcgacaacgacgacgacgTGGACATGGACCTCAAGTTCTTCTTTGAGGCGCGGCACAGCATCATCAAGGATTGCTTGTTTAAGAACACCACGCTGGCCATCATCAAGCCGCACAGCATCAAAGATGGCCTCCTGGGAGACATCATAGAAGAGATCCTATCCAATGGCTTCCGGCTGACGGCCATGCGCATGATCCTGATGGCGCGCATCAATTGCGAGGAGTTCTATGAGGTATACCGCGGCGTCCTGCCTGAGTACATTCCCATGGTGGCCCAGCTGGCCAGTGGAGTGTGCATGTGCATGGAGATCGCTTGCGCCGATCCCGAGAAGAAGGCCAATCCGGAATTCCGTAACTTCTGCGGACCCATGGATCCCGAGATAGCCAAGCTGTTGCGGCCGCACACTCTGCGCGCCAAGTTCGGCAAGTCCAAGGTGCAGAATGCCGTCCACTGCACCGATCTGCCGGATGACTCGAACCTGGAGCTCCAGTACATGTTCAAGATAATAGATTGA
- the LOC108031627 gene encoding peptide transporter family 1, whose protein sequence is MFRATEIGSEETLPALAELSQVGYEPEARDVEWGGWRAERAQLKRPHRNSLPNYGFAPPPIRLEYRYPRAVFFVLATKFFEAFAANGIRTVLALYLRDDLNFTESFSTVVLHIFNFFGQFCPIIGAILADSYMGNVRTISGFSFIYAFGWLLLVLTSLPALGLPMVLLVSIALLFIAVGNGSIRACITSLGALQFKLPEQSVHLAEYFSFYYFVYYFGIFLSKILPPLVRANTQCFDKAECYPAVFGTLGTAFMMAWIIFLVGKCFYKSEKLSDDNILFKFCGCIKTALVEKWRRRKSPKRSSYWLHNAVGAYDEGFVSDVSRVLRISKLFIPLPFYFALLAQQDSSWTFQATQMNTTVLGVTIQPDQAKAVGPIFLFMLIPLWQYITVPLLRRYFNWELQPLHSVTVGGIFSAGAFFCAGAVQERIKNSPLLTVNIAWQLPQFLLLMMGELLLSIPGLQFAFTQAPTSMKSVVTAAWFLNNAFGNLIVVLVTELGMMSSQMAEYFFYAVVMLVCIILFALLAFDYTLQERKGGLYVRGLDSDPEDRDVPSTSRSDSI, encoded by the exons ATGTTCCGCGCTACGGAAATCGGCAGCGAAGAAA CCCTGCCTGCGCTGGCGGAGCTCAGCCAGGTGGGATACGAGCCGGAGGCACGGGACGTAGAGTGGGGCGGCTGGAGAGCAGAACGGGCGCAGCTGAAGCGGCCTCATCGCAACTCCCTGCCCAATTATGGCTTCGCCCCGCCGCCCATCCGCTTGGAGTACAGGTATCCACGGGCCGTCTTCTTCGTCTTGGCCACAAAGTTCTTCGAGGCCTTCGCTGCCAACGGCATACGCA CCGTTCTCGCCCTCTATCTGCGCGACGATCTCAACTTCACCGAAAGCTTCTCCACGGTGGTGCTGCACATCTTTAACTTCTTCGGCCAGTTCTGCCCGATCATTGGAGCCATCCTGGCGGACAGCTACATGGGCAATGTGCGCACGATCTCCGGCTTCAGTTTCATCTACGCCTTTGGATGGCTGCTGCTCGTACTGACATCTCTGCCCGCCCTGGGTCTTCCAATGGT CCTGCTGGTGTCCATCGCCCTGTTATTTATCGCCGTGGGCAATGGTTCCATCCGGGCCTGCATCACTTCCCTGGGAGCGCTGCAATTTAAGCTTCCGGAACAGAGCGTCCACCTGGCCGAGTACTTCTCCTTCTACTATTTCGTTTACTATTTTGGCATCTTTCTGAGCAAAATCCTTCCTCCGCTCGTAAGGGCCAACACACAGTGCTTCGACAAGGCGGAGTGCTATCCAGCAGTATTCGGCACCCTAGGCACTGCCTTCATGATGGCCTGGA TTATCTTTCTGGTTGGGAAATGCTTTTACAAGTCCGAAAAGCTCTCCGATGACAACATACTCTTCAAGTTCTGCGGCTGCATCAAAACAGCTCTAGTGGAGAAGTGGCGACGTCGCAAATCCCCAAAGCGCTCCAGCTATTGGTTACACAATGCCGTGGGTGCCTACGACGAGGGCTTTGTTAGTGATGTCTCCAGGGTCTTGAGG ATATCCAAGCTGTTCATCCCACTACCATTCTACTTCGCCTTGCTGGCGCAACAAGACTCCAGTTGGACCTTTCAGGCCACTCAGATGAACACAACTGTGCTGGGCGTGACCATCCAGCCGGACCAGGCCAAGGCCGTGGGCCCCATCTTCCTGTTTATGCTCATCCCCTTGTGGCAGTACATAACCGTGCCTCTGCTGCGTCGCTACTTCAACTGGGAGCTGCAGCCACTCCATAGCGTAACGGTGGGTGGCATTTTCTCCGCAGGCGCCTTCTTCTGTGCGGGAGCTGTGCAGGAACGTATAAAG AATTCCCCGCTTCTTACAGTGAATATAGCCTGGCAGCTGCCGCAGTTCCTTCTGCTTATGATGGGCGAACTGCTGCTCTCGATTCCGGGTCTCCAGTTCGCCTTCACCCAGGCGCCGACCTCCATGAAGTCGGTAGTCACGGCTGCCTGGTTCCTGAACAACGCCTTCGGTAATCTCATCGTAGTCTTGGTCACCGAACTGGGCATGATGAGCTCCCAGATGGCCGAGTACTTCTTCTACGCGGTGGTCATGCTGGTTTGCATTATCCTCTTCGCCCTGCTGGCCTTCGATTACACGCTGCAGGAACGTAAGGGTGGACTGTATGTTAGAGGCCTGGACAGCGACCCCGAGGATCGGGATGTGCCCAGCACCAGCCGCAGCGACAGCATCTAG
- the LOC108031123 gene encoding transmembrane emp24 domain-containing protein eca, with the protein MRDQFISLALLLCALHSACGLYFHISETERKCFIEEVPDETTVIVNYKVELYDPRSNGFMPSSPGIGMHVEVRDSDDKIVLSRVYSSQGRISFTSHTPGEHVICMYSNSTAWFSGAQLRVHLDIQVGEHAIDYANVAQKEKLTELQLRIRQLLDQVEQITKEQNYQRYREERFRHTSESTNSRVLWWSLAQTVVLVCMGFWQMRHLKSFFEAKKLV; encoded by the exons ATGCGCGACCAATTCATCAGCCTGGCCCTGCTGCTGTGCGCCCTGCACAGCGCCTGCGGATTGTACTTCCACATATCGGAGACGGAGCGCAAGTGCTTCATCGAGGAGGTTCCGGATGAGACCACTGTGATTG TCAACTACAAGGTGGAGCTGTACGATCCGCGCTCCAATGGCTTCATGCCCTCATCCCCTGGCATCGGAATGCATGTGGAGGTCCGCGACAGCGACGACAAGATCGTGTTGTCCCGCGTCTACAGCTCCCAGGGACGCATCTCGTTCACCTCGCACACTCCCGGCGAGCACGTCATCTGCATGTACTCGAACAGCACTGCCTGGTTCAGCGGGGCCCAGCTGCGCGTCCACCTAGACATACAGGTGGGCGAGCACGCCATCGACTACGCCAATGTGGCGCAAAAGGAGAAGCTGACTGAGCTGCAGCTGCGCATCCGCCAGCTGCTGGACCAGGTGGAGCAGATCACCAAGGAGCAGAACTACCAGCGCTATCGCGAGGAGCGTTTCCGCCACACCAGCGAGAGCACCAACTCCCGCGTTCTGTGGTGGTCGCTGGCCCAGACCGTCGTCTTGGTCTGCATGGGCTTCTGGCAGATGCGCCATCTCAAGAGCTTCTTCGAGGCCAAGAAGCTGGTGTAA
- the LOC108031636 gene encoding uncharacterized protein LOC108031636: MQPFIVIRNYTQDDELKCQELVRDYIMSFSNKSFFVYCFREITLQFIVITWAIFFIFLGVPLLFCALTVPACIFCLFTGTYFSFYSKAVELMRTKPSQSLVAECYEPFIFRCSPKEASYQIFLENCPYDEATVRKFRRRIVAAISVKNHHAVYNAAWIYRFAIDPNYPYQTIMEPMVKQVVKNCITGGYASLECTISEWQESERDFYDDFGFVTRQIYHKKIIGSSLAVMKTQLTYGLRTDEALHKQN, from the exons ATGCAGCCATTTATTGTCATACGCAACTACACGCAAGATGACGAGCTCAAGTGCCAGGAGCTGGTGCGGGACTACATCATGTCGTTCTCCAACAAGTCCTTCTTCGTCTACTGCTTTCGAGAG ATCACACTGCAGTTCATTGTCATCACCTGGGCCATTTTCTTCATATTTCTGGGAGTGCCCCTGCTCTTCTGCGCCCTCACTGTGCCCGCTTGCATTTTCTGCCTGTTCACCGGCACCTACTTCTCGTTCTACTCCAAGGCAGTGGAGCTGATGAGG ACCAAACCATCGCAATCCCTGGTGGCCGAGTGCTATGAACCCTTCATCTTCCGCTGCTCACCCAAGGAGGCCAGCTACCAGATCTTCCTCGAGAACTGCCCCTATGACGAGGCCACTGTGAGGAAATTCCGTCGCAGGATTGTGGCCGCCATCAGTGTGAAGAATCACCATGCCGTCTACAACGCGGCCTGGATCTACCGCTTTGCCATCGATCCCAACTACCCCTACCAGACGATCATGGAGCCCATGGTGAAGCAGGTGGTCAAGAACTGTATCACTGGCGGCTACGCCTCGCTGGAGTGCACCATCTCCGAGTGGCAGGAGAGTGAGCGCGACTTCTACGACGACTTTGGCTTCGTCACGCGGCAGATTTACCACAAGAAGATCATCGGCAGCAGTCTGGCGGTGATGAAGACCCAGCTCACATATGGCCTGCGCACCGACGAGGCTCTGCACAAGCAAAACTAA